GCGTGGTCTCCTGGAGGAGAGTAGCTTCGCCACACTCTTCCCCAAATACAGAGAAGCTTACCTGAAAGAGTGCTGGCCTCTTGTCGAGAAAGCTTTAGGAGATACTGTAAGTTCAGTGATACTTTTCCTGGAACTGAAAAGcgatcacaaacacagtcaggGCTAAATTGTTGCTCCTATTTTGCATTCACAAATAAATAGAGTCCATTGCTTAAATGGATCACAAAACCAACAGCTCCTGTCTGCCCACAAGCtagaaatgctgattttctctgtggactttggtgttggaGAGTGAGGTCCGCATCTGACCTTGGCCTGTGGCAGGAGTGTGCAAATTAACTCTTCTTTGTTGTTACGGTATTGATTAATGATTTGTGCCACTTTCAAGCAGTTCTGATGTTGATTATGCTTCTTACAGCACATTAAATCCTCTCTGGACCTGATAGAAGGCAGCATGACAGTTTGTACTATGAAAAAAACCTTTGACCCTTACGCCATCTTGAGAGCCAGAGATCTCATCAAGCTGCTGGCCAGGAGTGTCCCGTTTGAACAGGTCTGTGGTCTCTTTGTTGCTGCCCTTGCCACTCTGACCAACAAAGGGcaccagaggcttgttgcgtgaatggggtgaagtctgccatctctgattgccttgtttttttgtttccaggCTGTGCGGATATTACAAGATGACGTGGCGTGTGACATAATCAAAATCGGGACACTGGTGAGGAATAGAGAGCGGTTTGTGAAGCGAAGGCAGCGTCTGATTGGCCCCAAGGGTTCCACTCTAAAAGTGAGTGAGCTTTTATCATACACATGACATGCCTGTAAGGCAGCAGCACTTCATATGTTCATTGATCAGTGTTGCTTAATAAGATTTCTTTGAATTcaaaattcaaggcccttgaacatttttgaccgtaaatagacatgggtcattgaaagtgctggaattttgtgcaagaaataaTTTAAGTTGATACAGTGTACAGTACCCACAACATCGCTTGTAAtaatgttatgtgtaatgtttCTCATGAACATGTTGTTCTTGGTGTTTTACAGTAGTTGACATCCTGAGTGTTGCATTATTGCCTCCTCCAgtttcattttcctcttctcttctgtctcttcctttCTTCCCATGAATCATCTTTGTTGGATAaagtgttgttagtgtctcCCTAGATTTATTGTCAGAATGCTTAGACATAAGCATCTTTTGACAGTAATATTAACAGGTACAACTGGGATTTGTGAACCCGCTTAAAAGAAGGTGGTTGACATCATTTGTACAGCCAGCCCTTGTTCTGCCCCTTGGGTCACATGTGCATGAATTGTGCCTTCAATCCATCACTTACCCAAGTTTAGGGATGGGAGTATTTGATTATTCACTTGATTATAAAAAGGCAACCAGTTATTGTGACCATTTgtcatatattaaaataaacaaagcaaatgttttataaaaactAATACTTTTACTCTAATGACATCCTAATTCATGGTGCATCTGTTATCACAAGGTGGTAGTAGCAGCAATCATTTAGTTCGttttttatatgtgtgtatatatatgtatatgtatatgtgtgtgtatatatatataaatatatatatatatatatatatatatatatacatatatatacacacacgtgtgtgtatgtgtgtatgtattatagaaaataatcaacagttcACAAATTGATTGTGGAAATAATTATTAGTTACAGCCTTAGACATTATAGAGTTGAGCTGGAAAAGACTTTGCACTGCTGCTAAAAAAGGGGCAGATGAAGAAGTAATCAGCCAATATAACCGCATGTTAATTGCAGAGTCATGAGAAACCTGGTTAAACAAATTCCCACAGAATGGGGTATGAGTAACATTGCAAAAGAGTGGAAAATTCCTGGTAAACTTCCAGAattttgtgtccatgtgtcacTGTAGATCGGATGTCCGAAGGTCGAGCTACTAAACACAAATTTCAAATACAGAATTTTACTGACGGCTGCTCTCATGTTTCTTCTGTGCAGGCATTAGAGTTGTTAACCAACTGCTATGTGATGGTGCAAGGTAACACGGTGTCAGCATTGGGGCCTTTTGGTGGCCTGAAGGAGGTAAGAGCCTCACACAGACAATTTACAGGAGATGATGTGTGTGAACTCTGACCTACAGGGGGTGATCATGAGCTAATGATAAGAGTATATACagttcacattttacataaagATCTTGGGACGTAGATGCAGattctttactttttcttttttaaatgtctcctcTGTGGTTTAGGTACGCAAAGTGGTGATGGACACGATGAAGAACATCCACCCTATCTACAACATCAAGGTACTTTCAAACTGCTGACTTTAGACCTAGCATGGCTCCACAGCAGAATCCACGCCCAATGAAGATGCTTTCCATCCTTGTTCTTGAATTCCTGACGGAAATCTGTCTCTCTGGGTTTGTACGCCAAGGCTGGCGCAACCTGGAGCTGAGGGCTTGAGAGGGAACCTGTTTTCAACAGCACTCATTCTATTTAAAGTGTTGGCTTCAAGAAGAGCTGCTCACAAAGTTGTATCATTCagttatatttcatatttcaaccATTGTGGCTGAGTTGTAaatagggctgggcaatatattgatattttatctATATATTGGCATGTGATTAGAGCTggtctttttttggacattgtcATATTGTGATTAAGCTGTCTGTGAtgacttcctggttttaaaggctgttgcagtGATAATCAccatttattatattgaatacattagtgaaatacactaaatattataatttgaatacatactgtatatgtatacagatcataaacagtagatatttattttcactttccaTTGAGAAGTGCAAACATCtcaaagaaaacttttcacgagtccagagaaacaacctgtgtgcagctttatattcTCATATCTTGTATGTGGGGATATAGAGTAAAACTATCCagattatttataagccatatagCTCAGCCTTACAGaaactttgatttgatttatattgtgatatacatCGATTgtataatgtacagtaaattattttagattttttttttttctcatcaaaGGATCaccatttttaattaaaaaaaaaagtttatttatcttatttcacTCAGATAATCTGGTCACCTGACAAATCACTCTTAATTATGTGGTTTGCAATTGCTACATTTGACATATTCTATGCTGCATATGTGTGATaagtcatttttaacattttcattattcctctagatatttttctgtgtttattagtttatttggaaaaaaaacaaaaaaaacatgcatgttaATGAGCATCATTTGTAAACATGGATGAAAACAGCTTGTATTTATTCCAGATTATAACAAGAATGCTACTTTGTGGTCTTTATCCAATAAATAGGAACTTTGAGTATAATAAACCACAgagcaaatacacaaacaatacACAATTAAAGTAGGCTTGATTCAGTTATATATCAATATAGTGTAGAGATAATTTTGATCTAAAATGCCCATGAAGAGGCAAAATGTGGTTCTAAATAAGTGAGTTTGCAGACCTAGTATTGTATACACgatgtgataaaaatgtatctAAAGCCTTTTTGCTGAAGGTCATCCACCAATTTCTTCCATGTCAGCGTCACCTCTTTCCATATGCTTTGCTGGTGTGACTCTGTCTCTCAGACACTAATGATCAAACGGGAGCTGTCCAAAGACCCGGACCTGCGTACGCAGAGCTGGGAACGTTTCCTGCCCAAGTTCCGACACAAAAACCTGGCCAAGCGCAAGGAGCCCAAGAAGAAGACGGTGAAGAAGGAGTACACGCCGTTCCCTCCAGCTCAGCCAGAGAGTCAGGTCAGACACCACATTCCTCTACAACTGCCTCAGTATTATAGCAACATGGGTCATGAAACGACTAATTTATACAATCATTTCAACTTGTTGTTATAGACTGACAAAGAGCTGGCTACAGGAGAGTTCTTCCTGCGTGAAAGTGtgaaaagaaggaagaagatggaggagatCAAGGTGAGCCCATGAAGCAAGTCTGTGTCACTAATAGAGTGCTGTTATGTTGCTTTCCATTTTCATAGCATGTCGTTACTGGGAGTGACCTTGCGTCGAGTTCACTGCCTTCCTgttgagaagtcagaaatgcaAACGTAGGGGTGGATGATATGGCGATATTTGATTGTGAAGGTCATAGTAACATTCTATCCTTTGCTGTTCTATGTTCTTGCGCAAGCACATCAAGCTTTTTTTCCTCAGCTGGATCGCATTATTTGCTAGTCTGCTTCACGTCTGCTATAGGGAAGTACAGGCAGTGCCATGGATTTCTCATTCCCCACCCTGTTTGATTCAGAGTGTAGCTGGAAGCCATggctaaaaaaatgaaaatgaaatttagGAGTTGGTCTCTTAAAAGAAACTATCAACTATATACGTGTTTTCCACAAACAAGTCACAAAGAACATTTTGCAAGGTTTGCGCAGATGAGGTTGGAGGTTGGAGCATATCAATATTTCAGTTGTACACTTTCTGTGATAAACTATAATACATCAGCTTCAACTCATGATAATTcatctttctgttttgttcttctttttatatTAGTATTTCTCGGCAAAGCTCCGTGGATGAGTTGTAACTAATACAAAAATattgttagttgcagtcctGTTATATTGATGAATAAATGGTGGGAAAATGCTGATAATTAAATTAGTCATTAGATGAGTGATTTGAATCACAAGATGAATCATTTAAACAGGTGTCACACGTCAGTGGTGCCTGTTCTTATGACTAAAGCAGTGTTTCCACCGAATGAAGCGGTttacagtacatattttttgcCCCAACTGTTCTGTTCTTTGGCACCCTTTTCTTGGGGTACGACAGTtagctgattgggcaacagaaaaacatcacatcGCTTCCAAGTAAAGGtgctgttctcagtcgaaacgcaagcctgaccagGGCTTTACGATTCCATACCACACTGTACAAAACCacaccgtaccatgatggaaacacagcataagacTCAAGCAGTAGAGCACCGTTCATGTTCCAGGAAGTGGCTTTTCACTTTAAACTCCTCGGTCACTAATAGGCAGACTGTGGTTCAGATCTGGACCAGGCACTATCCTTTCACATTAATAGGATGATGTCTGCTTTAATGGCACTAAAGGTCCAGAAAATTACATATGCTGTCAATTACCAAGTGatgacacacacatcagtgaatTTGTGGTCTCACTGAATGTACGAGTAGAGCATCTGCATCACTGAATGTCTCATTTGAGGTCAGGTCACATGATTACAGCAGCCACACCCAGTTCCTGGGATTAGAGTTTGTGTTTTACGAGAGAGTGCTTAGTAAAAGCACTCTCCTGTTTCCGTTCCCTGAatctattattttctttctttctttttttctttcaacaatgcttttattgtgaaatatttgcagggcTGATGGATACGTAACCTCATATGAAAGCTTTATTACAGAGCaggatttaaatgttaaaaatggcaTAACAAAGGGAAACCCTGTgtaaaacagagcagcagctgctgtgataATCAGAGAAAAGTAACTTCATGTGGTGTAATGTGAGCAGTTGAAAATGTAGATGGCACAGAGTTTTAGTAAACAAAAAGTTAAGGGTGAACTTAATGTGTAATTAGTGTATTTAATTCACACTtcattttagtcattttgtttaaaaaataaataaatatataaatttgtttttttttaacccatcctcttcaaataataataaaaaaaatctaaatattatttCTCTATACTAAATTTTAATGGAAATTCAGTTTTTGACTACACACAGTCACTGATACATGCATTTGAATATACAATATACTGGACTTATGTGACACTATGATGTTCTGGAACATTTCTCAATCTGGACCTCTTGGGATTTTAATTGACAACACCTGGGCTGAATCGACacaactttgttttcatttaaaaatgtatcgcCTCTGCTCCAGAAGTGCCAGCTGTAATGTGTCTACTGCAGAAACCAAGGCAAGAAGTAGACAACTCATGTGTGACTCATTGTTCCTCTTTCTCAGGTCAAACAAGCAGAGGCATTGACTAAGAAGCAGGAGCAACGTAACAAAGCTTTCATCCCTCCGAAAGAGAAGCCTTTAATGAAGAAGACCGTAAAAGGTAAAAATCATCTTTGTTGTcggaaaacaaagcaaatctGCATGAAACTGAGTGTTGCTATATTACACTTTCTCTCTCCAGCACTTAAACCGTGGTGTGAGtggttgacacacacacacacctcacagaGCACCTCATTAGTGGTGGGGATTTTgcagaaagcttgtttttattattgaaaagactcaaaccaatcaatcaattttATAATagattatataatatatagattTTACAATAATAgatagtaatcaattaataattacTACTACTAAGCATGCACAGCCATTTCGAAAGCATCATGTTCCAACTTCATAGCAAATATTCTATGTGGGAAATAAATGTCCCacattttttaagtgtgtgCTTTTATGTGAAATTTAGGGTTTGTGGTATTTGATTTCTACATTTCCACCATTTCCTGATCCAGTGTTCATAAGTGTCGTAAGTCGATAGTCAGAACTCTGCAGATCTCTTGCTAAATGAAACACAGCTGAAAGCCATGCTGCATCTTCTCAGCATCAAACACTGATGTGATGGATTCAAGCGTTTTCTTGTATGATTTAGCTCCATGAGACATAATTGAATGCACACAGGTGTTTGGAAATAAGTTTCCTTTTTCTCCTTAAATAGCATTTACAACactacatatatgtatgtgtatatatatatacacacacacatatgtatgctACACGTTTCCTGGTTTACCTACGTATGAAAGTACAATGAGAAAATGCAGTAAAAAGATACAAAAGGTTTACAGCTCTAGCTCTACTCGGCTGTAGAGCTAGAGCTCGACTCAACTTTACGGATTGGCATCAGTCTCGCCATTTCCATTACTATGTCTGACACAGTGAGTCAGTATGtatacatgcacagtttaatcaagctaaggccgtagttCAATTGACACAGGCAACCAGATAACTTGCAGAGTCGGAGTATACATGTGGAgaagaaaatcgatttattggccaagttttttttaactgattatgaagtcgcgctcatgactcgtCCAGCGACGACACTctctggccaatcagtggccggcagtctgttgacgtcacattttagtatcggctcagcttgcttggaacacTGCAAGCTTGCACCAAGTAACAGGTACTATCCCTActgtaaaagcaaaaaacaagttGAGCCGAGTAGCGCgaaaactgtataatggaaatgTAAGTAAGTGTAGAACTAACTTGTGTTCCACATGTGTCACAGCTCCCACAGAAAACAAGCTGGACATCGAAGCCATCAAGGCAAAGGTACAAAAAGCCAAAACCAAGAAACTGGGAGCTCCACCAGTGAACCCGTCTCCTCCAGCCAGCAGcacagacaagaagaagaagaacaaaagcAAGGGTTAACCTCGCTGCTGTTTGCTAGACAGAGTAAGGACTCGGTAAAGACGTCATGTCAGACATGTT
This Solea solea chromosome 3, fSolSol10.1, whole genome shotgun sequence DNA region includes the following protein-coding sequences:
- the krr1 gene encoding KRR1 small subunit processome component homolog isoform X1, with the protein product MASPMAGDGVSEKQSGKKSKKTKTEVDESELLTVPDGWKEPMFTREDNPRGLLEESSFATLFPKYREAYLKECWPLVEKALGDTHIKSSLDLIEGSMTVCTMKKTFDPYAILRARDLIKLLARSVPFEQAVRILQDDVACDIIKIGTLVRNRERFVKRRQRLIGPKGSTLKALELLTNCYVMVQGNTVSALGPFGGLKEVRKVVMDTMKNIHPIYNIKTLMIKRELSKDPDLRTQSWERFLPKFRHKNLAKRKEPKKKTVKKEYTPFPPAQPESQTDKELATGEFFLRESVKRRKKMEEIKVKQAEALTKKQEQRNKAFIPPKEKPLMKKTVKAPTENKLDIEAIKAKVQKAKTKKLGAPPVNPSPPASSTDKKKKNKSKG
- the krr1 gene encoding KRR1 small subunit processome component homolog isoform X2, which gives rise to MASPMAGDGVSEKQSGKKSKKTKTEDESELLTVPDGWKEPMFTREDNPRGLLEESSFATLFPKYREAYLKECWPLVEKALGDTHIKSSLDLIEGSMTVCTMKKTFDPYAILRARDLIKLLARSVPFEQAVRILQDDVACDIIKIGTLVRNRERFVKRRQRLIGPKGSTLKALELLTNCYVMVQGNTVSALGPFGGLKEVRKVVMDTMKNIHPIYNIKTLMIKRELSKDPDLRTQSWERFLPKFRHKNLAKRKEPKKKTVKKEYTPFPPAQPESQTDKELATGEFFLRESVKRRKKMEEIKVKQAEALTKKQEQRNKAFIPPKEKPLMKKTVKAPTENKLDIEAIKAKVQKAKTKKLGAPPVNPSPPASSTDKKKKNKSKG